In Corvus moneduloides isolate bCorMon1 chromosome 12, bCorMon1.pri, whole genome shotgun sequence, the following proteins share a genomic window:
- the GCSH gene encoding glycine cleavage system H protein, mitochondrial — protein sequence MAWRALRRVGSVLAPRCPRLPLPQRGPAARRLGTSSLLLSARKFTDKHEWVSVENGIGTVGISNFAQEALGDVVYCSLPEVGTKLSKHDEFGALESVKAASELYSPLSGEVTEINAALADNPGLVNKSCYQDGWLIKMTVANPAELDELMTEDAYEKYIKSIED from the exons ATGGCGTGGCGAGCGCTGCGGCGGGTCGGGTCGGTGCTGGCGCCGCGCTGCCCGCGCCTCCCGCTGCCGCAGCGGGGGCCTGCGGCCCGCAGGCTGGGCACCAGCTCGCTGCTGCTGTCCG cCCGCAAATTCACAGACAAGCACGAATGGGTATCTGTGGAAAATGGCATTGGAACAGTAGGAATCAGCAATTTTGCACAG gaAGCATTAGGAGACGTTGTTTACTGTAGTCTTCCAGAAGTTGGGACAAAATTGAGTAAACACG ATGAGTTTGGAGCTTTGGAAAGCGTGAAAGCTGCTAGTGAACTCTACTCCCCTCTCTCAGGAGAAGTGACTGAGATTAATGCTGCCCTTGCAGATAATCCAGGGCTTGTCAATAAATCTTGTTATCAAGATG GTTGGCTTATCAAGATGACTGTGGCAAACCCTGCTGAACTTGATGAACTGATGACTGAAGATGCCTAtgagaaatacataaaatccATTGAGGACTGA